GACCCGCAGCGCGCGTTCCTCGTCACCGGACCAGACGCCGCCGGCCAGCCCGTACCGCGAGTTGTTCGCGATCGCGACCGCCTCGTCGTCGTCCGCGAACGGGATGATCGACAGCACCGGGCCGAAGATCTCCTCCTGGGCCACGGTCGCGTCCGGTGTCACGTCGGCCAGCACGGTCGGCGCCACGAAGTGGCCGGTCGGCGGGACGGTCGCGTCGAGCCCGCCGGTGGTGAGCCGGGCGCCCTCGGCGAGCCCCTTCGCCACGTACCCCCGGACCCGGTCCTTCTGGTTGCGGGAACTGAGCGGCCCGAGCCGCGTGCCCTCGGCGAAGGGGTCGCCGAGCGGATATCCGGCGGCGGTCGCGGTGGCCAGCTCGATCGCGGCCGGGTAGAGCGAGCGGTGCACGAGCATGCGCGTCCAGGCGGTGCAGGTCTGGCCGGAGTTGAGGAACGCGTTGCCGACGCCGACCTTGACCGCCCTCGTCAGGTCCGCGTCGGAGAGGATCACGTTCGCCGACTTGCCGCCCAGCTCCAGCGCCACCCGGGCGATCCGGTCCGCGGCCAGGTGGCTGATCCGGGCGCCGACCGCGGTCGAGCCGGTGAACGAGACCATGTCCACGTCCGGGTGGGCCGCGATCGCCTCGCCGACCACCGGGCCGGTGCCGGTGACCAGGTTGACCACGCCCGGCGGCAGGCCGGCCGCGTCGATCGCGTCGAAGAGCAGGTACGCCACCAGCGGGGTGACCTCGCTCGGTTTGAGCACCACGGTGCAGCCGGCGGCCAGCGCGGGCGCGAGCTTGGCCACCACCTGGTGCAACGGATAGTTCCACGGGGTGATCGCGCCGACCACGCCGATCGGCTCGCGGACCACGGTGGAGTTGCCGATCGTCTCCTCCGGCAGCGCTCGCGCGGCGAGATCCGCGAAACTGCGCAGCACGGCCAGCGGCAGCCCGGCCTGCACCGCGGTCGCCACCTTCATCGGCGTGCCGAGCTCGCGCGCGACCGTGCGGGCGATCTCGTCGGCCCGGCCGGCCAGCACGGTGTGCAGCTTGTCCAGGTGGGCGGCGCGCTCGGCCGGGTCCGCGGCCGACCAGGCCGGGAACGCGCGCCGGGCCGCGGCCACCGCGCGGTCGACGTCCTCGGCGGTGCCGGCCGGGACGTGGTCGATGATCGTCTCGTGGGTCGGGTCCTCGACCGGGATCGTGTCCCGGCCGGCCGGTGCGACCCAGGCGCCGTCGATGTAGAAGCGGTCCATGGTGTGCCCCTTCGTCGGTGAAGAGATCATAAAACTAGCGCCGCAAGTTTTCACCGTACCGGAACTGGTCATAGGTGCGCGTCAGTCCGTCGATCAACGCGTCCAGGCCGAGCGTGAACGCGCCCTCGTCCACGCTGCGCTGGTGCTCCGCGAGCCGGTGCGCCTGGGTGAGGTGCGGGTAGTCCTCCGCGTAGAGCGCCGGGTCCTCGACGAAGCCGCGGGCGAACGAGCCCAGCGCGGAGCCGGCCACCAGGTATCGCATCAGCGCGCCGATGTGCGTGGCGCGGGCCGGTGGCCAGCCCTCGCGGACCAGCCCGCCGTAGACCGCGTCCGCCATCCGCAGCGCGGCCGGCCGCCGGCCCGGGCCGCGGGCCATGTGCGGCACGATGTTCGGGTGCGCGGCCAGCGCGGCCCGGTACGAGTGGCCCCAGGTGCGCAGCGCCTCCGGCCAGGGACGATCCGCGAACGCGGCGGTCTCCACGTGCTCGATGATCGCGTCGGCGACCGCGTCCAGGATCTCGTCCTTGGTGGCGAAGTGGTTGTAGAGCGACGGGCCGCGCACGCCCAGCTCGGCCGCGAGCCGCCGGGTGGAGACCGCGTCCAGGCCCTCCTCGTCGATCAGCGCGGTCGCGGTCGCGATGATCCGCTCCCGGCTGAGGAGGGCTTGCTTCGGTCTCGGCATGTCTCTCCCTGGACTTCGCAAAACTATCGGCGCTAGTTTAATGGCGTCGGGCCACCCGCGGACAGGGGAACGCTCATGGATCTTGCACTCTCACCCGAACAGCACGCCGTGCGTGAGCTGGCCGCGCGCTTCGCCGACCGGGAGCTGCTGCCGCACGCGGCCGAGTGGGACCGCCGCGAGTCGATCGACCCCGGCATCGTCAAGCAACTCGGCGACCTGGGCTTCCTCGGCCTGACCATCCCCGCCGCCGAGGGTGGGTCGGAGGGCGACCACCTGGCGTACTGCCTGGTGCTGGAGGAACTCGGGCGGGGCGACTCGGCCGTCCGCGGCGTGCTCTCCGTCTCGCTCGGCCTGGTCGCCAAGACCATCAGCGGGTACGGGTCGGCGGCGCAGCGATCCGAGTGGCTGCCACGGCTGTGCGCGGGAGACGCGCTCGGCTGCTTCACGCTGACCGAACCCGGGACCGGCTCGGACGCCGGCTCGCTGACCACCCGGGCCGAGCGCGCCGGCACGGACTGGCTGATCAGCGGCGAGAAGACCTTCATCACGAACGGTACGTGGGCGGACGTCGCGCTCGTGTTCGCGCGCACCGGCGAGCGGGTGAGCGCGTTCCTCGTACCCACGGACGCCCCCGGCTTCGCCCGGCACGAGATCAAGGGGAAGCTCGGGCTGCGGGGACAGGCCACGGCCGCGCTGTCGTTCGACGCCGTGCGCGTGCCGTCCACCGCGCTGGTCGGCGCCGAGGGTGCGGGACTGCGGATCGCGATGTCCGCGCTCGCCAAGGGGCGCATGTCGGTCGCCGCCGGATGCGTCGGGATCGCGCAGGGCTGCCTGGACGCGGCCGTCTCCTACGCGGGCTCGCGCACCCAGTTCGGCAAGCCGGTCGCGGGACACCAGCTGGTGCAGCAACTGCTGTCCGCCATCGCGGTGGACACCGCGGCGGCCCGGCTGCTGACCTGGCGGGTGGCCGACCTGATCGACCGCGGCGAGCCGTTCGCCACCGAGTCGTCGATGGCGAAGCTGTTCGCCAGCGAGGCCGCGGTCCGGTGCGCGAACGACGCGCTGCAGGTCTTCGGTGGCTACGGATACATCGACGAGTACCCGGTCGGCAAGTACCTGCGCGACGCGCGGGTCATGACGCTCTACGAAGGCACCACCCAGATCCAGCAGCTCATCATCGGCCGGGCGCTGACCGGCATCAACGCCATCTCGTAACTGTTCTGGAGGGGAATCGGCCGTGGACTTTTCGCTGAGCGACGAGGAGAAGGCGATCCGGGAGACGGTTCGCACCTTTGTCGAGAAGGAGGTCATGCCGCTGGAGGACACGGTGCTGCGCCGGGAGCGCGCGCACCGGCCGGGCCTGACCCTGGAGGAGCTGCGCGAACTGCAGCAGAAGGCGCGGGCGTTCGGCTTCTGGGGCCTCGCCACGCCGGAGGAGTACGGCGGGATGGCGCTGCCGGCCGTGATGCAGTCGCTGATCTGGACCGAGCTCGGGCGCACCGTCGTGCCGTTCCGGTTCGGCGGCGAGGCGGACAACATCCTCTTCTACGCGTCCGCGGAGCAGAGGGAGGAGTTCCTGCTGCCGACGATCGAGGGGAAACGGATCTCGTGCTTCGCGATCACCGAGCCGGGTGCCGGATCGGACGCGGCGAACATCCGGATGTCCGCGCGCCAGGACGGCGACGACTGGATCCTCAACGGGGAGAAGACGTTCATCACCAACGGCAACGAGGCCGACTTCGCGATCGTGGTCGCGGTGACCGACCGGGCGCTCGGCGCGCGCAAGGGCGGCGCGACCGCGTTCCTGGTCGACCGCGCGATGGGGTGGCGGTCGGAGTTCATCCAGACCATGGGCGAGGGCGGGCCGGCGTCACTGATCTTCGAGGACGTGCGGGTGCCGTCCCGGAACATCCTCGGCACCGTCGGCCAGGGCTTCGAGCTGGGCATGCAGTGGATCGGCAAGGGGCGCTACACGATCCCGTCGCACGCCATCGGCATCGCGGAACGCGCGCTGGAGATGGCGCTCGCGCACGCCCGCACCCGGGAGACGTTCGGCCGGGTGATCGGCGAGAACCAGGCGATCCAATGGATGATCGCCGACTCCGAGGTCGAGCTGGAGGCGGCGCGCATGCTGGTGCTGCGGGCCGCGTGGACCGTGGACGCCGGGCTGGACCCGCGGCACGCGTCGTCGATGGCGAAGCTCTACGGCGCCGCCATGGTCAACAACGTGGTGGACCGGGTGCTGCAGATCCACGGCGGCATGGGGTACACCCGCGAGCTGCCGATCGAGCGCTGGTACCGGCAGGTGCGGCTCTACCGCATCTTCGAGGGCACGGACGAGATGCAGCGGCTGATCATCTCCCGGGACCTGCTGCGCGGGTACACGAAGATCGGCCTTCTGCTGTAGGCAGAGTGTGCCGGCGGCATCGGTCGGGCAGTCTCTACCGCATGAGGCTGCTGGTGCTGGGCGGGACCGAGTTCGTGGGCCGGGCGGTGGTGGAGGCCGCGGTCGCGCGCGGATGGTGGGTGACCGTGCTCAACCGCGGCCGCAACACGGTGACGCAGACCGGGGTGGTGTCGCTGCGGGGGGACCGGCTCGCCGCGGACGGGCTCGCCGCGCTGGACGGGCTGTCGTTCGACGCGGTGGTGGACACGTGGAGCGGGGAACCGTCCGCCGTGGCCGCCGCCGCGTCCACGGTCTCCGCCACCTCCTACGCGTACGTCTCCAGCCGGTCCGTCTACGCCTGGCCGGCGCCCGCCGGTGCCGCCGAGTCCGCGCCGCTGGTCGACCCGTCCGACGACGTCGCGGACTACGCGGGCATCAAACGGGCGGGCGAGCTGGCCGCGGTCGAGCACTTCGGCGACCGGGCGCTGCTGGTCCGCGCCGGGCTGATCCTCGGACCGTACGAGAACGTCGGGCGGCTGCCCTGGTGGCTGCGGCGCGTCGCACGCGGCGGCGACGTGCTCGCGCCCGGCCCGGCGTCGCTGCCGCTGCAGTACGTCGACGCCCGCGACCTGGCCGAGTGGACGCTCGACGCGCTCGCCGCCGGGCTCGGCGGACCGGTCAACCTGGTCAGCCCGTCCGGCCACGCCACCATGTCGACGCTGCTCACCGCGTGCGTCACGGCCACCGGCGCGGATGCGCGCCTGCGCTGGGCCCCGCCGCGGGTGATCCTGGACGCGGGCGTGGAACCCTGGACCGACCTGCCGGTCTGGCTCCCACCGGGCGAGATGCACGACGCGATGCACACCTCCGACGTGTCCCGCGCGCTCGGCACCGGCCTGCGCTGCCGCCCGGTCGAGGAGACGGTGGCCGACACCTGGGCCTGGCTGCGGTCGATCGGCGGCGTCGCACCGCAGCGCCCGGACCGGCCACCGGTCGGCCTCGACCCGGACGCCGAGGCCGCGATCCTCACGGAGCTGCGCTGATGCCGGTGCTCGAGGTGGTGCTCGGCGACCTGGTCGCGCAGCGCGTGGACGCGATCGTCACCGCGGCGAACGAGTCGCTGCTCGGCGGCGGCGGAGTCGACCGGGCCGTGCACGCGGCGGCCGGACCCCGGCTCGCCGAGGCGGGATCCGCGCTCGCACCGCTCGACCCGGGTGACGCGGTCGCCACCCCCGCGTTCCGCCTCGACCCGCCGGTCCGGCACGTGATCCATACGGTCGGGCCGGTCTGGGAGGGCGGCGGCTACGACGAGGCGGCCGTGCTCGCGTCCTGCTACCGGCGGTGCCTGGCGGTCGCGGACACGCTCGGGGTGCGCAGCCTCGCCGTTCCGGCGATCAGCACCGGTGTGTACGGGTACCCGCCCGCCGAGGCCGCGCGCATCGCGGTGTCGACGCTGCGCACCACCCGTACCGGCGTGGCGGTGGTGCGTTTGGTCGCGTTCGACCAGGGAAACCTGGAGCTTCTGAGATCGGAGCTGCTGGCGCAGGAGGTGTCATGACGGTCCGTTTCGCACAGTGGACGATCGACGCGCTCGATGTGGAGCTGATGGCGTCGTTCTGGAGCGCGGCGCTCGGCTACCGGGTGGAGCGGGAACCGGACGGATCCGCGCACCTCCGGTCGCCGGTGGACGGCGAGCCGAGCGTGTGGCTGCAGGCCGGCGGCGCGGTGAAACGGGACAAGAACCGCAACCACCCCGACCTGCGGCCGGCCACCGGGAGCACGGTGGACCAGGAGGTGGAACGGCTGATCGCGCTCGGCGCGACCCGGGCCGACGTCGGGCAGAAGGGCGACGAGCCGTTCGAGGTGCTGGCCGACCCCGAGGGCAACGAGTTCTGCGTCCTGCACCCGTAGATTTCACTCATTCCCGGGTGCGGAGCGCCGAGGGGCGGTAGCGTGACCGGAGCGCTACCGTAGCGGTATGTCTGTGGAAGGACGACTGTGGGTCGCCGGGATCGCCCTGCTCATGCTCGCGATGCTGGCCGGCGCGATCGTCCTCGGCTTCCGCGTCTGGAAGATGCGCCGCATGCTCACCGAGCTCGGCGCGGGCGGCAAGTTCGCGTTCTGGGGCGCGATCATCTACACGATCTCGCCGGTCGACCTGCTGCCCGACCCGATCCTGCTGGACGACATCGGCGTGCTGGCGGGATCGTTGCTCTACCTCACCCACCTGGTGCGTAAGGTGCGCGCGGGCCGCCGTCCGCCGGTGCAGCAGGGCGGGCCGCTCTACACCACGCCCCTCGCGCCACCGCCTTCCTCGGCACCGCCCGCCGCGCCGCCGTATCCGCCGTATCCGCAGCAGGCGCCGCCGGTGCCCACCTCGCCGTCGCCCCACCGCCCGCTTCCGCCCGCGGGACCGAACCCGCCGACCACCTGATCGTTCGGTCAGCGCGCGCCATGTGCTGCCGCGCCGGCGGGAGCGGTCAGTCGGCGTTGTCGGTGAGGCGGTCGCCGCGGCGGGCCAGCATCTTCAGGCCGGGGATGCCGGCCACCGCCAGCCGCAGCTCCCGGGTGACCTCCAGCAGGTCGTGGATGTCCGGGCCGACGCGGTCCAGCGTGTGCAGGATCGGCAGGATGCTCTGCGTGAGGTGGCCGGTCAGCTTCGGCAGCTCGTCGATCAGCCGGATCGCGGCGTCGACCTCCTCCGGCGACAGCTGCTCCACGAACCGGTGCGCCATCGGTGCCGCCCGGTAGAGCGTCGGCGCATACGACGCGAGCAGCTCGTCGGCCGTGACCGCGGTGTTCTCCACCCGCGCGACCAGCGCGGACGCTCGCCCGGCGACTTTCTCCGCGCCGGTCACCACGCCCTCCGCGGACCCGGCCACCCGGGTCGCGGCCTCGATGATCAGCGCGGCTTCCTCGATCGCCTCGGTCGCGGCCGCGCTGATCAGCACGACCTCCTGGATCGCGGTCCTCGCCTCGCCGACCAGCGTGCCGGCCGTGCCCACGGTCTCGCCGGTGCGGCCGATCAGCCCGTTCGCCTCACCCAGCAGCGTCTCGATCGCGGTCACCGCGTGCTCGGCCCGCGTGATCAGCCCGGCGGCCCCACCGATCGCCTGATCCGCGTGCGCCACCAGCGTCTCCGCCCGCCCCACCAGCACACCGGCCTCGTCGATGGTGCCGCCGGCGCGGCTCACCAGCGTGCCGGCCTGGTCGATGGTGCCGCCGGCGCGGGTGACGAGCGTGCCGGCCTGGTCGATGGTGCCGCCGGCGCGGGTGACCAGGCCGTCGGCGGTGTCGACGGTGGTGCCGGCGCGGCCGACCAGCAGTTCCGCCGTGCCGATCGTCGTCTCGACGCGGGTGACCAGCGTCTCCGCGGTGTCGACCGTCGTCTCGACCCGTGCGATCAGCGTCTCGGCCGTGTCGACCGCGGTGCCGACCCGGCCGGTCAGCGTCTCCACGTCACCGAGCACGGTCAGCAGCCGGCCCGGTGCCGAGGCCAGCGCGACCGCGGTCGAGACCGCGCCCCGGGCCACCTCGGTCGCCGCGTCCCGGGCCGCGCCCGCCACGCCGGGCGCGCCGGCGAGCACGTCCTGCGCGACGTTCAGCGCGCCCTGCGCCACGCCGATCGCGCCCTGCGCGGCGAGCAGGCTCGCGTCGACCGCGCCGCGGGCCGCTTCGGACGCGAGCCGGCCCGCGGGATTGTCACGGGCGGCCCGGCCGATCGCGCGGTGGGCGACACCGCTGAGCGAGGCGGCGCCGAGCGCGGCCCCTTCCAGCGCGGCGCGGCCGTAGCCGAACAGGTCAGCGGGTCGGGGTAGCGGAGCCATACCCCCATTGTCCCCTGCCGGGACCACCGCCAACCACGCACCGTGAGAGAGCCGGATACCGGCGGGCCGCCCAGCCCTGTGGGACTCGATCGCCGGAGGCGGTCCGCGAAGAGCACGCACCCTGGGGGAGCCGACGCACCCTGGGGGAGCCGACCACGCACGCGGAGAGCGGGACGCCGGTGGACCCGGGGCCGGCCGACCACGCGTCGTGCGGCCCGGCGGTCGGCGACCGAGCGCCGGCGAGCCGGGCCGGCCGAACCGGACCACGACGAACTCCTCCGACGTCTCCGGGTCCTGCAGCTCGATCACCTGCCCGATGCCGCCGCGGGCCACGCACGGTGCGGGGCGTGGCCGGCGGCGGACCGGCTGCTCAGGAGACGAAGCGGGTGCGGCGGCGGGCGATCAGGAAACCGGCCGCGCCGCCGATGACGAGCAGCGCGCCGATGCCGGCGAGCACGGCGGTGTTCGCACCGGTGATCGGCAGTTCGCCGCCGCCGGCGCCGCCCGGGGGCGGGGTGGTGGCCGGTGCGCCCGCGGTGCCGGTCGCGGTGGGCGCCGGCGAACCGGACGGGGAGGCCGTCGGCGACACGGACGGCGAGGCCGACGGCGTCACCAGTCGCGGGTAGGCGAAACCGACCGAGGACGGCGTCGCGGGCGCGGGCAGTTCCCGGGCCTGGAGCGTCAGCGCCGTCTCGGTGCCGGCGACCGGCGTGCCGGCACCGGTCTCGGCGGCCGCCAGCGCGTCGATGTCGCCGCCCAGCGGCGCGGTCGACCGCGGCTGCCAGTTCCAGATCACCGACGTGACCCGGCCGGCCTGCGCGTCCGGCGTGGCGGCGACGCGGAACGGCCAGGCCGCGTACGTGCCGCCGGCCGCCAGTTCGGTGTCGAACTCGCACCACGCGCCGTCGAGGTTGCTGTCGGTGAAGTACCGGCAGTTCGTGAAGTCCTTCGGCAGGTCCAGGTCGTCGACCACGCGGATCCGCAGCAGGACGCCGTTGACCGGCTGTGCGCCGTAGTGGTGGACGCCGACCGTGACCGGCACGGACTCGCCCCGGTGGATCGGGAACGGGACCGGCTTGCCGGCCGCGTCCACGTCGGTCACCGTGCCGAGCACCGGCGGGTCCACGGCGGCCTGCGCGGCGGTGGGGACGGTGAGCGCGGCGACGGCCAGGCCGGCCACGCCGATCATTCGGAACAACGTCTTCATCTGTGTACGGTCTCCCCGTTGGTCGATACGACGGAGAGACCGTACACAGGTAGCGACGCGTCCTCATCGGACTTTCGGGCCGTACCCGATGGTCAGTCGCCCTTGACGTTGATGAACTGGCGGAGCGTGTGGCGGATCTCGACCAGGTCGGCCGCGTCCGTCATCACCTGGTCGATCGGCTTGTAGGCGGCCGGGATCTCGTCGATGAACGCGTCCGTGTCGCGGTACTCGATGCCTTTCATCGCCGCGCGGAGCTGGTCACGGGTGAACGTGCGGCGCGCGGCCGAGCGCGAGTAGTTGCGGCCCGCGCCGTGCGGCGCCGAGTTCAGCGCGACCGGGTTGCCCTTGCCGACCACCACGTACGACGCGTCGCCCATCGAGCCGGGGATCAGGCCGGGTACGCCGCGCGCCGCGTTGATCGCGCCCTTGCGGGACAGCCAGACCTCGCGGCCGAAGTGCGTCTCGCGGGTCGTGTAGTTGTGGTGGCAGCTGACCCGCTCGGACTCGATCACGGCCTCGCCCTGCCACTCGGCGAAGCAGGCGACCACCCGGTCCATCATCTCCTCGCGGTTGAGCAGCGCGTACTCCTGCGCCCAGTTCAGCGCCGCGATGTACGCGTCGAACTCGGCCGTGCCCTCGACCAGGTACGCCATGTCCAGGTCGGGCAGGTCGATCCAGTACCGCTTCATCAGGTCCCGGGCGACCTGGATGTGGTGGCCGGCGATCCGGTTGCCGACGCCGCGCGAGCCGGAGTGCAGGAACAGCCAGACCATGCCGTTCTCGTCCGTGCTGCACTCGATGAAGTGGTTGCCGGAGCCGAGCGAGCCGAGCTGCAGCTCCCACCGGGCCGCGAAGTCCGCCGGGTTGAATCCCGCCTTGTCCGACATCTCGGTCAGGTGGGCGACGCGGGCGGCCGCGGTCGCGGTGAGCGTCTTGTTCACGCCGCCGGCGGAGAGCGGGATCGCCCGCTCGATCGCCTCGCGCAGCACGGAGAGCTTCCCGACCAGCGACGACCGGTGGAACTGCGTCTTCACCGCGGCCATGCCGCAGCCGATGTCCACGCCCACGGCGGCCGGGATGATCGCGCCGAGCGTCGGGATGACCGAGCCGACGGTCGCGCCCTTGCCCAGGTGCGCGTCCGGCATCAGCGCCAGGTGCGGGAAGATGAACGGCAGCGTGGAGGTACGTTCGGCCTGCTCACGGGTCTTCGACTCGAGAATGCTCGCCCAGTTGATGAGCCGCTCGTTGATCTTCTCCATGGTGACGTTCCTCCCCTCGGAACCAACAACAACGAAGATCAGCCTGCCGTACGCAAGGGGTGGCGGCAGCCTATTTTTCAGCCGCCAGCGGACAAACAAAAGCGGCGGAGCCTCCGTTTCGCGGGCTAGGTTCGGTGGGTGACAGAAACGCCAGAGGCGCTTGTGCCGAACCCGCCCGCCGGCCTGCCCCGCACGATCGGGGAGCTCAAGGCCGCCGGCCACATCTTCCGGACCGTCAAGGAGGAGCTGCGGGAGAACCTGCTCGCCCAGCTCCGCAGCGGGGAGACGCGCTTCCCCGGCGTCGTCGGCTACGACGACACCGTGCTGCCCGAGGTCGAGCGCGCGCTGCTGGCCGGGCACGACATGGTCCTGCTCGGCGAGCGCGGCCAGGGCAAGACCCGCCTGATCCGCTCGCTCGTCAACCTGCTCGACGAGTGGACGCCGGTGCTGCCCGGCTCCGAGCTCAACGAGCACCCGCTGCGGCCGCTCACGCCGTCCGCCCAGGCCCAGGTGCGCCAGACCGGGGACGACACCCCGATCGCCTGGCTGCACCGGAGCATGCGGTACGGCGAGAAGCTCGCCACGCCGGACACCAGCGTCGGCGACCTGATCGGCGACGTCGACCCCATCAAGATCGCCCAGGGCCGTACGCTCGGCGACCCGGAGACGATTCACTTCGGGCTCGTCCCGCGCACCAACCGGGGCGTCTTCGCGGTCAACGAGCTGCCCGACCTCGCCGAGCGCATCCAGGTCAGCCTGCTCAACGTGCTGGAGGAGCGGGACATCCAGGTCCGCGGCTACCAGCTGCGCATGCCGCTGGACATCCTGCTGGTCGCGTCCGCGAACCCGGAGGACTACACCAACCGCGGCCGGATCATCACGCCGCTGAAGGACCGGTTCGGCGCGGAGATCCGCACCCACTATCCGGTCGAGCTCGAGATGGAACTCGACCTGGTCAAGCAGGAGGCCGACCTGGCCGCCGAGGTGCCGGACCACGTGCTGGAGATCGTCGCCCGATTCGCCCGGGCGGTGCGTGAGTCGCCGAGCGTCGACCAGCGCTCCGGCGTCAGCGCCCGGTTCGCGATCGCGGCCGCGGAGACCGTCGCGGCCGGTGCGCTGCGCCGGGCCGGACTGCGCGGCGAGGCCCAGCCGGTCGCGCGCGTCGCGGACACCACGTCGATCGTCTCCACGCTGCGCGGCAAGGTCGAGTTCGAGAGCGGCGAGGAGGGCCGGGAGATCGAGATCCTGGCGCACCTGCTGCGCACCGCGGTCGCGGACACGTTCCGGGCCAAGCTGTCCGGCCTCGACCTGTCCGGCTTCACCGACCTCGCCGCGGACGGCACCATCATCGAGAGCGGCGACATGGTCAGCGCGGACGAGCTGCTCAACCAGGTCGGCACCGTGCCCGGCCTGGCCAAGGTGCTCGACCGGCTCGGCCTCGGCGACGCACCCACCCGCGGTGAGGCCGCGGCCGGCGTGGAGCTGGTCCTGGAGGGCCTGCACCTGACCCGGCGGCTGGCCAAGGACGTCACCGACGACGGCCGCACGATCTACGGGAGCTGACACGATGGCCGGAAACCGGTTCCGGTACGGCGCGTGGCGGGACGGGCCGGACCCGCTCGCCCCGCCGTTCGACGTGCGGGCCGCGGTCGACCAGGTCGGCGGCGAGATCCTGGAGGGCCGCAACCTCCGGGACGCGCTGCGCGACCTGCTGCGCCGCGGCCCCCGGGGCGAGCGCGGCCTGGACGACCTGACCGCGCGGGCCAAGCGCATGCGCCGCGAGGCGATGCGGCGCGGCAACCTGGACGGCGCGGTCACCCGCTCGCGCGCGCTGCTCGACCAGGCGCTCGCCGCGGAGAAGGACGCGCTGAACCGCAGCGACG
This genomic window from Catenuloplanes niger contains:
- a CDS encoding sigma 54-interacting transcriptional regulator, with the protein product MTETPEALVPNPPAGLPRTIGELKAAGHIFRTVKEELRENLLAQLRSGETRFPGVVGYDDTVLPEVERALLAGHDMVLLGERGQGKTRLIRSLVNLLDEWTPVLPGSELNEHPLRPLTPSAQAQVRQTGDDTPIAWLHRSMRYGEKLATPDTSVGDLIGDVDPIKIAQGRTLGDPETIHFGLVPRTNRGVFAVNELPDLAERIQVSLLNVLEERDIQVRGYQLRMPLDILLVASANPEDYTNRGRIITPLKDRFGAEIRTHYPVELEMELDLVKQEADLAAEVPDHVLEIVARFARAVRESPSVDQRSGVSARFAIAAAETVAAGALRRAGLRGEAQPVARVADTTSIVSTLRGKVEFESGEEGREIEILAHLLRTAVADTFRAKLSGLDLSGFTDLAADGTIIESGDMVSADELLNQVGTVPGLAKVLDRLGLGDAPTRGEAAAGVELVLEGLHLTRRLAKDVTDDGRTIYGS